The following proteins are encoded in a genomic region of Clostridium kluyveri:
- a CDS encoding MarR family winged helix-turn-helix transcriptional regulator — protein sequence MENNFNELYEKMSKLQWLLQRHHLLSHAQYGPMADPTRGQGRVLAILKLQERISTKDLSYLLGIRQQSLNELLNKLEKKGYVVRVPSEEDKRIMLVTLTEKGKNEHQESGLNSESIFSCLSEEEQAAFGKYLDKIITVLESQLGVEVNDDEWDEWMCAARSRMGHEQIERLRSMRGGFFGSRFHDMWSRKSAHEPPNPNDHDPHGNWQNGFHFGGQRDKKPEDK from the coding sequence ATGGAAAATAATTTTAACGAACTTTATGAAAAAATGTCAAAACTCCAATGGCTTTTGCAGCGCCACCATTTGTTGAGTCATGCACAATACGGCCCAATGGCCGATCCAACGCGCGGGCAGGGCAGAGTTTTAGCTATACTCAAGCTACAGGAGAGAATTAGTACCAAAGACCTTTCCTATCTGTTGGGTATTCGGCAGCAATCACTTAATGAGCTGCTAAACAAGCTGGAGAAGAAGGGCTACGTTGTCCGTGTCCCGTCTGAGGAGGATAAGCGTATCATGTTGGTGACGCTGACTGAGAAGGGTAAAAATGAGCATCAGGAATCAGGTCTCAATTCCGAAAGTATTTTTAGCTGTCTCAGTGAAGAGGAACAGGCGGCATTCGGCAAATATCTGGATAAGATAATCACTGTGCTGGAGTCTCAACTTGGTGTTGAAGTGAACGATGACGAGTGGGATGAGTGGATGTGTGCTGCTCGTTCCCGTATGGGACATGAGCAAATTGAACGGCTCAGGTCCATGCGCGGCGGATTTTTCGGTTCAAGATTCCATGATATGTGGTCCAGGAAATCGGCACATGAGCCACCCAACCCAAATGACCACGATCCGCATGGTAACTGGCAGAACGGTTTTCACTTTGGTGGACAAAGGGATAAAAAGCCGGAGGATAAATAA
- a CDS encoding LemA family protein produces the protein MDLLTSIILSVIILISIMVLITVIWWIMTSNNFKRTSIKISEALSGIEVALTKRYDMLTKLLDVAKGYTSHEKTLFMETITLRKGMSVSEINDADNQINTMASRINAIAEAYPELRSSDVFCELQAGIRDAEEHLQAARRLYNSIVTQYNTTMAVFPSSIVANFQKLTPVDFFKTEEWKKADVKIQF, from the coding sequence ATGGATCTTTTAACATCTATTATACTATCTGTTATTATTTTGATTTCAATCATGGTGCTTATCACGGTCATTTGGTGGATCATGACCAGCAACAATTTCAAGCGTACATCTATCAAGATTTCCGAAGCTCTGTCAGGCATTGAGGTGGCACTGACCAAACGCTATGATATGCTGACAAAATTATTGGATGTAGCCAAAGGCTATACATCTCATGAGAAAACTCTTTTCATGGAAACTATAACCCTGAGAAAAGGCATGTCAGTATCCGAAATAAATGATGCAGACAACCAGATTAACACAATGGCATCCCGCATCAACGCCATAGCAGAGGCGTACCCGGAACTACGCTCCAGTGATGTGTTTTGTGAACTTCAAGCAGGCATTCGTGATGCGGAGGAGCATTTGCAAGCAGCACGGCGATTGTATAACAGTATCGTGACGCAATATAATACGACAATGGCAGTATTTCCCTCAAGCATTGTGGCAAACTTCCAAAAGTTGACACCAGTTGATTTCTTTAAAACTGAGGAATGGAAAAAGGCTGATGTAAAGATTCAATTTTAA
- a CDS encoding ABC transporter ATP-binding protein — protein sequence MLNTIKRILIFSGKYRGKLVQSFALDVIFSICQAVPIFAMVYALDSIIVARDTGENITMETVFLAFLIMAVGLTGKILFGYLANEKRSIACFSMCSDKRIEIGDRLKRMPMGYFSSNRLGEISSVVTTTIGDIENKAGDILDKIIVGFIHAVIISIVISLFDWRIGIISILAIILGMIVNSILQKKSIDIAPKRQEAQSALVSAVLEYIQGISIVKSFGLGEKSNRAVDEAVEESRKRNMGLEKVFNKLIALYLYVFKIAACTIILMSCYLFSGGRLSLLSTLMMVISSFVIYSYIELIGTVSGVLRLLDSSMDKIQAVEEIPLMDENGRDIQPENYNIELKNVSFSYDERKILDNITLTIPQNSTVAIVGPSGGGKSTICSLIARFWDVNEGRVLLGGYDVKEYTCESLMRNISMVFQNVYLFHDTILNNIKFGYPEVTMEEVVEAAKRASCHEFIEKLPEGYNTLIGEGGSSLSGGEKQRISIARAILKDAPIIILDEATSSVDPENENQLQLAIRELTKYKTVIMIAHRLSTVRNADKIFVLSEGHIVQSGKHEKLINEEGIYREFIQIRKKAIGWNLG from the coding sequence ATGCTTAACACCATAAAAAGGATTTTGATATTTTCGGGAAAGTACAGGGGAAAGCTGGTACAGTCCTTTGCACTTGATGTTATATTCTCTATTTGTCAGGCAGTGCCTATTTTTGCCATGGTGTATGCTCTAGACAGCATTATAGTTGCAAGAGATACAGGAGAAAATATTACTATGGAAACTGTATTTTTGGCATTTTTGATAATGGCTGTAGGGCTGACCGGTAAAATATTATTTGGTTATTTGGCTAATGAAAAAAGAAGTATTGCATGTTTTTCCATGTGTTCGGACAAGAGAATTGAAATTGGGGATAGATTAAAGAGAATGCCTATGGGTTATTTTAGTTCCAATAGGCTTGGGGAGATTTCTTCTGTAGTTACTACTACTATTGGGGATATTGAAAACAAGGCAGGGGATATTTTAGATAAGATTATTGTGGGATTTATTCATGCAGTTATAATAAGTATTGTAATAAGCCTCTTTGATTGGCGTATAGGTATTATATCTATTCTAGCCATTATTTTAGGTATGATTGTAAATTCCATACTTCAGAAAAAGAGTATTGATATTGCTCCAAAACGTCAGGAAGCACAGAGTGCTCTTGTTTCTGCGGTGCTTGAGTATATACAGGGAATATCCATTGTAAAATCTTTTGGACTTGGTGAAAAATCAAACAGGGCGGTGGATGAAGCCGTTGAAGAAAGCCGAAAGAGGAATATGGGCCTTGAGAAGGTGTTTAATAAGTTGATTGCACTTTATCTGTATGTTTTCAAGATTGCAGCATGTACTATCATTCTTATGTCCTGCTACCTTTTTTCAGGAGGCAGACTTTCTCTTTTAAGTACTCTCATGATGGTTATATCAAGTTTTGTGATTTACTCCTATATTGAGCTAATTGGCACTGTATCGGGAGTACTTAGATTACTTGACAGCAGCATGGATAAAATTCAGGCTGTAGAAGAAATACCTCTTATGGATGAAAATGGGAGGGACATTCAACCTGAAAATTATAATATAGAACTTAAAAATGTATCTTTTTCCTATGATGAAAGAAAGATTCTAGACAACATAACTCTTACCATACCGCAAAATTCAACAGTGGCTATTGTAGGGCCTTCTGGAGGGGGGAAAAGTACCATCTGCAGCCTTATAGCCAGATTTTGGGATGTAAATGAAGGTAGAGTTCTACTTGGAGGATATGATGTGAAGGAATACACATGTGAAAGTCTTATGAGAAATATAAGCATGGTATTTCAAAATGTATATTTGTTTCATGATACCATTTTGAACAATATAAAGTTTGGATATCCAGAGGTAACCATGGAGGAAGTAGTTGAAGCGGCTAAAAGGGCCAGCTGCCATGAGTTTATAGAAAAGCTTCCTGAAGGATACAATACGTTAATTGGAGAAGGTGGAAGCAGCCTCTCAGGAGGAGAAAAACAGCGTATTTCCATTGCAAGGGCTATACTAAAGGATGCTCCTATAATTATTTTGGACGAGGCCACTTCAAGTGTGGATCCTGAAAATGAAAACCAGCTTCAGCTTGCCATCCGAGAACTCACAAAGTACAAGACTGTTATTATGATTGCTCATCGTCTTTCAACAGTGAGAAATGCAGATAAAATTTTCGTGTTGAGTGAAGGACATATTGTACAAAGTGGAAAACATGAAAAACTTATAAATGAAGAAGGTATCTATAGGGAGTTTATCCAGATAAGGAAAAAGGCCATTGGATGGAATTTAGGATAA
- a CDS encoding ABC transporter ATP-binding protein, with protein MKKDSTFRRLMYFASQCKDKMTVSVILAVLGVACGMIPYFAAANITVKIIDGNSDFRQLSYVVLAALAGYTGKVGFNALSTSISHSAAFTILKNIRVKFAEKLSKVPLGYVLENPSGELKTIMVDTVEKLEEPLAHVIPEMTSNLLVPIFVLLYLFYLDWRMALISLVTIPIGMLLYKPIMKKYVYYYKKYVQAGNLMNSNVVEYVNGIEAIKAFNQSSTSYKKYSDSVENNCAAVTAFFKNTLFLYTAVMYVTPEALLFVIPSGLYFYINGTLALSVFITCIILCFGLLTPLVQAMQYTDSIASMGTIIGQVYQILDKEELKRPSQYKKLKNYKIKFQDVTFSYDDTEILKGISFDIVPRGMTAIVGPSGSGKSTIAKLIASFWEASGGRITIDDVDVRDIPLKQISDVISYVSQENFLFNTSIKENIRIGKEGASDKEIIEAAKKASCHDFIMCLQNGYETEAGEAGKHFSGGERQRISIARAILKNSPVIVLDEATAYADPENEAIIQESISQMVKGKTLIVIAHRLSTITTADNIVVVNQGKIEAQGTHEKLLENCNLYRKMWEAHIGTKDRDEIKGGKKYA; from the coding sequence ATGAAAAAAGATAGCACTTTTAGAAGATTGATGTACTTTGCTTCTCAGTGCAAGGACAAAATGACAGTTTCGGTGATTCTTGCCGTACTTGGTGTGGCCTGCGGCATGATACCCTATTTTGCTGCTGCAAACATTACGGTGAAAATTATAGATGGAAACTCTGACTTCAGGCAGCTTTCATATGTTGTCCTTGCTGCTTTGGCAGGATATACAGGAAAAGTAGGCTTTAATGCACTTTCCACTTCTATATCCCATAGTGCAGCCTTTACAATCCTAAAAAATATTCGTGTAAAGTTTGCTGAAAAACTTTCAAAGGTTCCTCTTGGATATGTACTGGAAAATCCATCTGGAGAATTGAAGACAATAATGGTGGATACGGTTGAAAAACTTGAGGAACCTCTTGCCCATGTAATACCAGAAATGACATCAAACCTTCTGGTACCGATATTTGTGCTTTTATATTTATTTTACCTGGACTGGCGTATGGCTCTTATATCCCTTGTTACAATACCTATAGGAATGCTGCTATATAAGCCTATCATGAAAAAATATGTGTACTATTATAAGAAATATGTCCAGGCCGGTAATCTGATGAATTCCAATGTAGTGGAATATGTAAACGGCATTGAGGCAATAAAAGCATTCAACCAGTCCTCAACTTCCTACAAGAAGTATTCCGACTCTGTAGAAAACAATTGTGCTGCAGTGACAGCTTTTTTCAAAAACACACTGTTTTTGTATACAGCTGTCATGTATGTTACTCCTGAGGCACTGCTTTTTGTCATACCTTCAGGACTTTATTTTTACATAAATGGAACTTTGGCTCTCTCAGTGTTTATAACTTGTATAATATTGTGTTTTGGACTTTTGACACCCCTTGTACAGGCTATGCAGTACACTGACAGCATAGCTTCTATGGGAACTATTATTGGACAGGTATACCAAATATTAGATAAGGAGGAATTAAAACGTCCATCTCAATATAAAAAATTAAAGAACTATAAAATAAAGTTTCAAGATGTGACATTCAGCTATGATGATACTGAAATTTTAAAGGGAATATCTTTTGATATAGTCCCACGTGGAATGACAGCTATTGTAGGGCCATCAGGTTCAGGAAAATCAACTATAGCAAAACTTATCGCCAGTTTCTGGGAAGCTTCAGGCGGGAGGATAACCATAGATGATGTGGATGTAAGAGATATTCCACTTAAGCAGATAAGTGATGTGATATCCTATGTATCACAGGAAAATTTTCTGTTTAACACCTCTATAAAGGAAAATATCCGAATTGGAAAGGAGGGTGCATCGGATAAGGAGATTATAGAAGCAGCTAAAAAAGCCAGCTGTCATGATTTCATAATGTGTCTTCAAAATGGATATGAAACAGAAGCAGGTGAGGCAGGCAAGCATTTTTCAGGAGGGGAAAGGCAGCGTATTTCAATTGCGAGGGCCATATTGAAAAATAGTCCTGTAATTGTACTTGATGAAGCCACTGCCTATGCGGATCCTGAAAATGAGGCCATAATACAGGAATCCATATCTCAGATGGTAAAGGGGAAAACTTTAATTGTAATAGCCCATAGGCTTTCCACCATTACAACTGCAGATAATATAGTTGTGGTAAATCAAGGCAAGATAGAAGCTCAGGGAACTCATGAAAAACTGCTTGAAAATTGCAATCTTTATAGAAAAATGTGGGAGGCTCATATAGGAACTAAAGATAGAGATGAGATAAAAGGAGGGAAAAAATATGCTTAA
- a CDS encoding 5-fold beta-flower protein, which yields MERIYDSNDIRVGCLKHNDTVYDRYHRVVGYIDAPVLYDANYRRIGYVKNGTIYKRNGHPACYFNGWHIHDMRGHRLGHVNSSWLGLLAAGLLLGLYY from the coding sequence ATGGAAAGAATATATGATAGTAATGATATAAGGGTAGGATGTTTAAAACACAATGATACTGTTTATGACAGATATCACAGAGTTGTTGGATATATTGATGCTCCCGTACTTTATGATGCAAATTATAGACGAATAGGCTACGTAAAAAATGGAACCATCTATAAACGTAACGGCCATCCAGCGTGTTATTTCAATGGTTGGCATATCCATGATATGAGGGGGCACAGACTAGGGCATGTAAACAGTTCCTGGCTGGGATTGCTTGCGGCCGGTCTATTACTAGGTCTATATTATTAG
- the hcp gene encoding hydroxylamine reductase has product MGNSMFCYQCEQTFGGKGCTKSGVCGKTPEIANLQDLLIYQLKGISCYAKTLIDRGETIDKNIVTFLENSLFTTLTNVNFDSNSHVKLLKESQKIKESLRNKSPEGKYPDAAIYNLSDTKEDMLKDSVKAGIMYDENLDADIRSLRSTILYGLKGISAYGHQARFIGYNSEQIDKFYFLALEATTNDNLTLQDMIRMTMRTGDMSIEVMKTLDKANTSRYKDPSVHKVNVNIKKGPFIIVSGHDLRDLEMLLQQTENKGINIYTHGEMLPAHGYPLLKKYKHLVGNYGSAWQNQQKEFDGIPGCILMTTNCLMRPRETYKDRIFATSVVGWDGVQHIDVNEDGTKDFSVIINKALELGGFKEDEKTKEILVGFGHKETLSHANEIVNAVKKGIIRHFFLIGGCDGARPGRNYYTSFAQMVPNDCIILTLACGKYRFNKLDFGTIEGLPRLLDVGQCNDAYSAVRIATALADAFDTDVNSLPLTIILSWYEQKAVADLLALLSLGVKGIYLGPSLPAFISPNILQYLVDTFDIRPISTPEEDLKSSLKQAN; this is encoded by the coding sequence ATGGGAAATTCTATGTTTTGCTATCAATGTGAACAAACTTTTGGTGGAAAGGGATGTACAAAAAGTGGAGTTTGTGGTAAAACCCCGGAAATTGCAAATTTACAGGATTTATTGATATATCAATTGAAAGGTATATCCTGTTATGCTAAAACACTAATTGACAGAGGAGAAACTATAGATAAAAATATAGTAACATTTTTGGAGAATTCTTTATTTACTACTCTTACAAATGTAAACTTTGATTCAAACTCTCATGTAAAATTATTAAAAGAATCACAGAAAATAAAAGAATCATTGAGAAATAAATCTCCAGAAGGAAAATATCCAGATGCAGCTATATATAATTTAAGTGATACAAAAGAAGATATGTTAAAAGATTCAGTTAAAGCTGGAATTATGTACGACGAAAATCTGGATGCTGATATCAGATCCCTACGCTCTACCATATTGTATGGCTTAAAAGGTATAAGTGCCTATGGCCACCAAGCAAGATTTATAGGATACAATAGTGAGCAGATAGATAAATTCTACTTTTTAGCATTGGAAGCCACCACCAACGATAATTTAACCCTACAGGACATGATCCGCATGACAATGAGAACGGGTGATATGAGCATAGAGGTTATGAAGACACTAGATAAGGCAAATACATCCAGATATAAAGATCCATCTGTTCACAAAGTTAATGTAAATATTAAAAAAGGACCCTTCATAATTGTATCAGGCCATGATTTAAGAGATTTAGAGATGCTTCTCCAGCAGACAGAAAACAAGGGAATCAATATTTATACTCATGGAGAAATGCTGCCTGCACACGGATATCCACTACTAAAAAAATATAAACATCTAGTAGGTAATTATGGTTCAGCCTGGCAAAACCAACAGAAAGAATTTGACGGAATACCAGGATGTATTTTAATGACTACTAATTGTTTAATGAGACCAAGAGAAACATATAAAGACAGAATATTTGCCACCAGTGTTGTTGGGTGGGATGGAGTTCAGCACATAGATGTAAATGAAGATGGAACAAAAGATTTTAGTGTAATAATAAATAAGGCCCTGGAACTTGGAGGATTTAAAGAAGACGAAAAAACAAAAGAGATTTTAGTAGGATTTGGTCATAAGGAAACCCTATCTCATGCAAATGAAATAGTAAACGCCGTAAAAAAAGGAATCATAAGACATTTCTTTTTAATAGGCGGTTGTGATGGGGCAAGACCTGGCAGAAACTACTATACCAGCTTTGCACAGATGGTACCTAATGACTGTATAATACTTACTTTAGCCTGCGGCAAATATAGATTTAATAAATTGGATTTTGGAACAATTGAGGGCCTTCCAAGATTACTTGATGTGGGCCAATGCAATGATGCCTATTCAGCAGTTAGAATAGCTACAGCACTGGCAGATGCTTTTGACACAGATGTAAATTCTCTTCCACTGACAATAATACTATCCTGGTATGAACAAAAAGCAGTAGCGGATTTGTTGGCATTACTGTCCCTTGGGGTAAAAGGAATATATTTAGGACCAAGTTTGCCTGCATTTATATCCCCTAATATACTTCAATATCTAGTAGATACCTTTGATATAAGACCAATCAGCACTCCTGAAGAGGACTTGAAAAGTTCTCTTAAACAAGCAAATTGA
- a CDS encoding helix-turn-helix domain-containing protein, protein MDKELYIADVRWQASFEDMIEKVQREENKTAYYYNENYIKGKTVQYEIFKGIWIVYHDFELKVNEFLPVEEKGIIEMNYCMAGRCELDYLNQKIFYVAPGDFAMAVLSSGNHKHNFPLGNYKGISITTTEENLDDFLKNMFGKTRITSYMLLHKMNVHGKFMILSNNRYIQNIMGNIISEDAFWRERAIVKFSELVLFLIDKDIQVSEIKGKYFDRRIISKVKLIKEDVTENVEKYITIKEIGNKYEINTRTFSECFKEIYGKTYYAFIREFRIKKAAGMLLNTKNTVGGIAMMVGYENASKFSKAFHDIMGMTPGKFRRR, encoded by the coding sequence TTGGACAAGGAGTTGTATATAGCCGATGTCAGATGGCAGGCCTCTTTTGAAGATATGATTGAAAAAGTTCAAAGGGAGGAAAATAAGACGGCTTATTATTACAATGAAAATTATATTAAGGGAAAAACTGTGCAGTATGAAATATTTAAGGGTATATGGATTGTATATCATGATTTTGAATTAAAGGTTAATGAATTTCTTCCTGTGGAGGAAAAAGGCATTATAGAAATGAATTACTGCATGGCAGGCAGGTGTGAACTAGATTATTTAAATCAAAAGATATTTTATGTGGCACCAGGGGATTTTGCAATGGCGGTTTTGTCTAGTGGCAATCATAAACACAACTTTCCACTGGGAAATTATAAGGGCATTTCAATTACTACCACAGAAGAGAATCTGGATGATTTTCTGAAAAACATGTTTGGAAAAACCAGAATTACAAGTTATATGCTGCTTCACAAGATGAATGTCCATGGAAAATTCATGATACTGTCCAATAACAGGTACATACAAAACATAATGGGGAATATAATATCAGAGGATGCTTTTTGGAGAGAAAGGGCCATTGTTAAATTTTCAGAACTGGTGCTTTTTTTGATTGACAAGGATATACAGGTATCTGAAATAAAGGGAAAATATTTTGATAGAAGGATTATAAGCAAGGTAAAACTTATAAAGGAAGATGTTACGGAAAATGTGGAAAAATATATTACCATAAAGGAAATAGGCAATAAGTATGAGATAAATACTAGGACATTTTCGGAGTGTTTTAAAGAGATATATGGTAAAACTTATTATGCATTTATAAGGGAATTTAGGATAAAAAAAGCTGCGGGAATGCTTTTGAATACTAAAAATACTGTAGGGGGCATTGCAATGATGGTGGGCTATGAAAATGCCAGTAAATTTTCAAAAGCCTTTCATGATATTATGGGAATGACTCCAGGTAAATTTAGAAGAAGATAA
- a CDS encoding ABC transporter permease: protein MRGIIAILKRNLTNFIRDKMRLVFSIIMSVFFLFVFSFVMKSTAVGIAQPLNYLISGIIIMTVFQAALSNSTSIIEDMSMGFMKEIIVSPIKRWQISIGQVLSSTVIAFFQGLLVIILGMFMGLNLSIFQFLQMCAVMLLVGITFSCIGLYLASLAKSSTTFQIMITVFTFPLTFLSGAYIPTTIMPKIIQPLVYINPLTYTTSIFRYITLDMKNLTLTALIKSGVAFNIHGFIIGPYAGLFIISIMCAVFFLLSVIQFNKADFSNIKVFDPHAK from the coding sequence ATGAGAGGAATAATTGCTATTTTAAAAAGAAACCTAACTAATTTTATACGAGATAAAATGAGACTTGTATTTTCAATAATTATGTCTGTATTTTTTCTCTTTGTATTTTCTTTTGTTATGAAATCCACTGCAGTAGGTATTGCCCAGCCTCTTAACTATCTTATTTCTGGAATAATAATCATGACAGTTTTCCAGGCCGCATTGAGCAATTCTACCAGTATAATTGAAGACATGTCCATGGGTTTTATGAAAGAGATAATTGTATCACCTATAAAAAGATGGCAAATATCCATAGGACAAGTTCTCTCCTCTACTGTAATTGCATTTTTTCAGGGTTTACTGGTTATAATACTGGGTATGTTTATGGGACTTAATTTGAGTATATTTCAATTTTTACAGATGTGTGCTGTTATGTTACTGGTTGGAATAACCTTTAGCTGCATTGGACTATATTTGGCTTCCCTTGCAAAAAGTTCTACCACCTTTCAGATAATGATAACCGTATTTACTTTTCCTCTAACTTTTTTATCCGGGGCCTATATTCCAACTACTATTATGCCAAAAATAATTCAACCTTTGGTGTATATAAATCCACTTACCTATACTACTTCAATTTTCAGATATATTACACTTGATATGAAAAATTTAACCTTAACTGCATTGATAAAAAGTGGAGTGGCATTTAATATTCACGGTTTTATTATAGGGCCTTATGCAGGGTTATTCATAATTTCCATCATGTGTGCTGTTTTTTTCCTGCTTTCAGTTATCCAGTTTAATAAAGCTGATTTTTCAAATATTAAGGTATTTGATCCCCATGCAAAATAA
- a CDS encoding DUF3137 domain-containing protein, producing the protein MKTTEKSVVETDVHDNELSSNLQILRIKSLVGKTLFYSTIPCGFAILAYFSIQEVWAAAAATVALGFVVLFVSFNVWTSSSSKLKKMLGQNITKPILEDIFQVIDYLPESGIEVNLIHSSNLIHSWDTYSGSDFLQGKYKGIDVLYSDIHLQEKIEETDEEGKTQTRYETRFKGQWLICDFHKEFAAYLQIRENRKRMIFKGYTKSKSDIQTENPEFNEKFQILTSDGHTAFYVLTPHFMEHIISTDTFAKAQSFFCFRDGKVHIALHSGRDSFELKGIRVNDLEEIRRDFRRELIHMTGIIDELLLNDKLFKEV; encoded by the coding sequence ATGAAAACGACAGAAAAATCAGTAGTTGAAACAGATGTCCATGATAACGAACTTAGTTCCAATTTACAAATTCTTAGAATAAAGTCTCTAGTTGGCAAAACCCTGTTCTACTCAACCATTCCCTGTGGATTTGCAATTCTCGCATACTTTTCAATACAGGAAGTATGGGCAGCCGCGGCTGCAACAGTAGCCCTGGGGTTTGTGGTTCTTTTTGTAAGTTTTAATGTCTGGACATCCTCCTCCAGCAAGCTGAAGAAGATGTTAGGTCAAAACATCACTAAACCTATTTTGGAGGATATTTTCCAGGTGATAGACTATTTACCTGAATCCGGAATTGAAGTAAATTTAATTCATTCCTCCAATCTTATCCACTCTTGGGACACATACAGCGGCAGTGACTTCCTACAAGGGAAATACAAAGGGATAGATGTTCTCTATTCTGATATTCATCTGCAGGAGAAGATTGAAGAAACAGACGAAGAGGGAAAAACACAAACACGTTATGAGACAAGATTCAAGGGCCAATGGCTTATCTGTGATTTTCATAAAGAGTTTGCAGCTTACTTGCAGATCAGAGAAAACCGTAAACGCATGATTTTCAAAGGGTACACAAAGTCCAAGTCGGATATACAAACCGAAAACCCGGAGTTTAATGAGAAATTTCAGATTTTGACCTCAGATGGACATACTGCATTTTATGTGCTCACTCCTCATTTTATGGAGCACATCATATCCACGGACACCTTTGCAAAAGCACAATCTTTTTTCTGCTTTAGGGATGGCAAGGTACATATTGCTCTGCACAGTGGGCGGGATTCCTTTGAACTTAAAGGCATAAGAGTAAATGACCTTGAAGAAATTCGCAGGGATTTCCGCAGGGAACTTATCCATATGACTGGAATTATTGACGAACTTCTTCTCAATGATAAATTATTCAAGGAGGTATAA
- a CDS encoding pirin family protein — protein sequence MSARAIKKVIKGNIEKDGAGVKLVRILSIGTVKEFDPFLMLDIFDSTNPEDYIKGFPWHPHRGIDTVTYLINGKIEHKDSMGNIGVIEDGCCQWMTAGSGIIHQEMPQISELMMGFQLWINLPRKNKMCSPKYRSIERKDIGEVKEQGCNIKVISGKYKDTSGAFDGGYVKANILEVKMEADSKWSFETKEYDTAFIYIFRGYGYFDGGMKNPIYEKSAALFENGDKIEVKSGKEKIHFILFTGKSLNEPVAWGGPIVMNSNEELTEAFNELDNGTFIK from the coding sequence ATGTCAGCCAGAGCAATAAAAAAAGTCATAAAAGGCAATATAGAAAAAGATGGAGCTGGAGTGAAGCTTGTCAGAATACTATCTATTGGTACAGTAAAGGAGTTTGATCCATTTTTAATGCTTGATATTTTTGATTCTACTAATCCAGAAGATTATATAAAAGGTTTTCCGTGGCATCCCCACAGGGGCATAGATACAGTAACATATCTTATAAATGGGAAAATAGAACATAAAGATAGTATGGGGAATATAGGTGTAATTGAAGATGGATGCTGCCAGTGGATGACTGCAGGGAGCGGAATAATTCATCAGGAAATGCCACAGATCTCTGAGCTTATGATGGGATTTCAACTGTGGATAAACCTTCCTAGAAAAAATAAAATGTGTTCCCCAAAGTATAGAAGTATAGAAAGAAAAGATATAGGTGAAGTGAAAGAACAAGGATGTAATATAAAAGTTATATCTGGAAAATACAAAGATACAAGTGGGGCCTTTGATGGAGGATATGTAAAAGCAAATATTTTGGAAGTTAAAATGGAGGCTGACTCAAAATGGTCTTTTGAAACGAAGGAATATGATACTGCATTTATATATATTTTTAGAGGATATGGTTATTTTGATGGAGGAATGAAAAATCCAATATATGAAAAAAGTGCGGCTCTTTTTGAAAATGGTGATAAAATAGAAGTAAAGTCAGGTAAAGAAAAAATTCATTTTATTTTATTTACAGGAAAATCTTTAAATGAACCTGTTGCATGGGGAGGGCCTATTGTAATGAATTCAAATGAGGAACTCACTGAAGCTTTTAATGAACTTGATAATGGAACTTTTATTAAGTAA